The Patescibacteria group bacterium genome has a segment encoding these proteins:
- a CDS encoding NUDIX domain-containing protein, with product MNHLQKDGPEEVAYKGKIFEIIKQPMKADGKSVVLEIARRSPGVRLIIIKDNQLLITKEFRTELNAYDYRLPGGKVFDTLEEYERHRSQDMLPCALEAAKRECKEETGFIVKNINHFTTAHAGATVEWDLFYFIVNEFENSAKGQELEVGEVISIEWKTFEEVKELCKEGEIREDRTIGVLFKFFLRYQKHLD from the coding sequence ATGAATCACTTGCAAAAGGATGGGCCTGAAGAAGTTGCGTATAAGGGAAAGATATTTGAAATTATCAAGCAGCCGATGAAGGCAGATGGAAAGAGTGTTGTGCTTGAGATTGCTCGCCGTTCTCCCGGAGTTCGCTTGATTATTATAAAAGACAATCAGCTGTTAATCACAAAAGAGTTTCGCACTGAATTGAATGCGTATGACTACCGTCTTCCGGGAGGAAAAGTTTTTGACACACTGGAAGAGTATGAACGGCATAGATCGCAAGATATGTTACCCTGTGCTCTGGAAGCGGCAAAGCGCGAGTGCAAGGAAGAAACAGGCTTTATTGTAAAAAACATCAATCATTTCACAACGGCCCATGCCGGAGCAACCGTGGAGTGGGATTTATTTTATTTTATTGTTAACGAGTTTGAAAATAGTGCAAAAGGACAGGAACTTGAGGTCGGTGAGGTAATAAGCATTGAGTGGAAAACGTTTGAAGAAGTGAAAGAATTATGCAAAGAAGGTGAAATACGCGAAGATAGAACAATTGGTGTTTTATTCAAATTCTTTTTGCGCTACCAAAAACATCTAGACTAA
- a CDS encoding nucleotide sugar dehydrogenase, translating to AEVIKYAANAFLALKISFINEIADFCELIGADVKEVARGIGYDKRIGSQFLEAGIGYGGSCFGKDTKALVARGEEQGYEFKIIKALSTVNDSRYALVLKKLKKYYPNVSGLHVAILGLAFKPMTNDVRDTPAERIIFELLESGATVSVFDPVAMPGFKKHFKRSAELTFGPTLYDALAGADACIIITKWNEFKNCDLAKARICMKGDVLIDGRNMFERAHAQKSGFRYEGVGR from the coding sequence GCTGAAGTTATCAAATATGCGGCAAATGCATTCCTTGCGCTTAAAATATCTTTTATCAACGAAATTGCTGATTTCTGCGAATTGATCGGCGCTGATGTCAAGGAAGTTGCCCGCGGTATAGGCTACGATAAGCGTATCGGTTCACAGTTTCTCGAAGCAGGCATTGGGTATGGCGGCAGCTGTTTTGGCAAAGACACAAAAGCACTCGTTGCACGTGGCGAAGAACAGGGGTATGAGTTCAAAATCATCAAAGCTCTGTCGACTGTTAATGATTCACGCTATGCGCTTGTACTCAAAAAACTAAAAAAATATTATCCGAATGTTTCTGGTCTGCACGTAGCAATTCTGGGGTTGGCATTTAAACCAATGACAAATGATGTGCGTGACACGCCGGCAGAACGCATTATTTTTGAATTATTGGAAAGCGGAGCAACAGTATCTGTGTTCGATCCTGTTGCAATGCCAGGATTTAAAAAACATTTCAAACGATCAGCAGAACTTACCTTTGGTCCAACGCTGTATGATGCACTTGCAGGCGCAGATGCATGCATCATCATCACCAAATGGAATGAGTTCAAAAATTGCGACCTTGCAAAAGCGCGTATATGCATGAAGGGTGATGTGCTTATTGACGGGAGAAATATGTTTGAGCGAGCACATGCCCAAAAATCTGGTTTTCGCTATGAAGGTGTTGGCCGATGA
- a CDS encoding 3-hydroxyacyl-CoA dehydrogenase NAD-binding domain-containing protein: protein MYISIVGTGYVGLTTGVCLADFGHTVTCVDIDTEKIAQLQSGSSPLFETGLEELMKKNSAENRLFFTTDVVRGIQNADVVFFAVPTPEGEYGKADLSMLFDAVRSCVPSAKNDA, encoded by the coding sequence ATGTATATATCAATCGTCGGAACGGGGTATGTAGGGCTCACAACAGGTGTCTGCTTGGCTGATTTCGGCCATACCGTTACTTGTGTGGATATTGACACAGAAAAAATTGCGCAGCTTCAGAGCGGATCATCGCCGTTGTTTGAAACAGGGCTCGAAGAGCTGATGAAAAAAAATAGCGCAGAGAATCGCTTGTTTTTCACAACGGATGTTGTTCGGGGAATACAGAATGCGGATGTTGTTTTTTTTGCCGTTCCGACTCCCGAAGGTGAGTACGGCAAAGCAGATCTTTCTATGCTTTTTGATGCTGTCCGCAGTTGCGTACCAAGCGCAAAAAATGATGC
- a CDS encoding MBL fold metallo-hydrolase, whose amino-acid sequence MIIHWYGHSCFKIQSSLNDSILAIDPYDTSLGWRSPRIAADIGIISTQRGEYNNSESFKPTHDTQPFIIQYPGEYEIGGVFVHTLPIDQKTLVSALRIDECSLVHLGAVNRALTEQELEELGNVDVLMIPVGGHIVLDAKKAVALINEIEPRIVIPMQYKTANSKSEMDSIEVFLKEYGVKDVEAIDKLKLAKKDLPADKTEIVLLNLA is encoded by the coding sequence ATGATTATCCATTGGTACGGACATAGTTGTTTTAAGATTCAAAGCTCATTAAACGATAGTATTCTTGCTATTGATCCCTATGATACCTCTCTTGGCTGGCGGTCGCCGAGGATTGCTGCGGATATTGGCATTATCAGCACTCAACGCGGAGAGTACAACAATAGTGAAAGCTTTAAACCAACGCATGATACACAACCGTTTATCATTCAATACCCTGGCGAATACGAGATTGGCGGCGTATTTGTCCATACCCTTCCCATTGACCAAAAGACGCTTGTTAGTGCGTTGCGCATTGATGAATGCTCTCTTGTTCACCTGGGGGCTGTCAATCGGGCACTCACCGAACAAGAACTGGAAGAGCTTGGCAATGTCGATGTACTCATGATTCCTGTCGGTGGGCATATTGTGCTTGATGCCAAAAAAGCCGTTGCGCTTATCAATGAAATAGAGCCCCGAATCGTCATCCCCATGCAGTATAAAACAGCTAATAGTAAATCTGAAATGGATAGTATTGAAGTATTTCTCAAAGAATATGGCGTGAAGGATGTCGAAGCGATTGACAAGCTGAAACTTGCAAAAAAAGATTTACCGGCAGATAAAACAGAAATCGTTCTTCTTAATCTCGCATAG
- a CDS encoding CARDB domain-containing protein: MLMWLLVILCMAGIVLIWLPSFFDTIWGFSEAVGKKGDSTGGAFMQNLKEIQKEFETALDKQQQREEKPQDAQIPQPLPLSNKGFEDISKQLEQFTADVNGLQQKPLTSKAYCTRKGGIYAERSGINNSLYGVCSFTDGSECHALLFSKEKCHIGQYTKAEDGIPRWPDLMIDVGSMEYCRRLDGVLTTVPREQARGICIKDITVSNGGIASSTPTQLDVDGKRYALRALKPQETMTLSQTIILQKTSDLSQIVIRADANNVLQELDKKNNTYQYVKK; the protein is encoded by the coding sequence ATGCTGATGTGGCTGCTTGTGATTCTCTGTATGGCTGGAATTGTATTGATATGGCTTCCAAGTTTTTTTGATACAATCTGGGGATTCTCGGAAGCAGTCGGAAAAAAGGGGGACAGCACCGGAGGAGCATTTATGCAAAACTTGAAAGAAATACAAAAAGAATTCGAGACCGCGCTTGATAAGCAACAACAACGCGAGGAAAAACCTCAGGACGCGCAAATTCCGCAGCCACTGCCACTCAGCAACAAGGGCTTTGAGGATATTTCAAAGCAACTGGAACAATTTACGGCAGATGTCAACGGTTTGCAGCAAAAACCGCTTACATCGAAAGCATACTGTACGCGCAAGGGGGGCATCTATGCGGAGAGATCAGGGATTAATAATTCTCTCTACGGCGTGTGCTCGTTCACTGATGGAAGCGAGTGCCATGCCCTGTTGTTTAGTAAAGAGAAGTGCCATATTGGCCAATACACAAAAGCTGAAGACGGCATACCCAGGTGGCCCGATCTCATGATTGATGTCGGTTCGATGGAATATTGCCGTAGGCTCGATGGTGTACTCACTACTGTTCCTCGTGAACAGGCGCGTGGCATATGTATCAAAGATATTACTGTCTCAAATGGCGGGATTGCTTCAAGTACGCCGACACAGCTTGATGTTGACGGTAAACGGTATGCTTTGCGCGCATTGAAACCCCAAGAAACAATGACTCTTTCACAAACCATTATACTTCAAAAAACGTCGGATCTTTCGCAAATTGTTATTCGCGCCGATGCGAATAATGTCCTTCAAGAGCTCGATAAAAAAAATAATACCTACCAGTATGTCAAAAAATAA
- the gyrA gene encoding DNA gyrase subunit A: MSKNKQQQQLLDLNPIGTIVNRNIVDEMQEAYLDYAMSVIISRALPDVRDGLKPVHRRILYVMWKLGLKAGGKFRKSAAVVGEVLGNFHPHGDTPVYDAMVRMAQDFAMRYQLVAGQGNFGSMDGDSAAAMRYTEAKLAKIAEEMLTDIEKQTVQFAPNYDATQTEPLVLPSRIPNLLLNGTVGIAVGMATSIPPHNLGELCDALTHLIDCKQCSVDDLTEFVKGPDFPTGGIIYDIKAIKQAYATGRGGVVIRAKTDITETKNGMSQIIISEVPFQVNKASVLEKIADLVREKKIEGIRDLRDESSKGEVRVVIELKKDTYPKKILNQLFKYTQLQDTFHFNVLALVDGIQPRTLNLKAVLDEFLKHRRDVVVKRTQFDLDRAQERAHILEGLHIALEQIDKIIKTIKQSRDKDAAKVNLMKQFRLSERQTIAILEMRLSQLANLERMKIEQELKEKKALIKELESILASPKKVMSVIKDEIKEIRDSYADERKTRIVKSGVDMISTEDLIPNEQALIVLTQDGYIKRLPPDTFKLQARGGKGVVGLTTKEEDIVENLFRCMTHNDLLFFTTRGRVFQLKAYDVPVTSRTSKGQALVNFLQLGTGEKVSAVISLADIKKYKYLVMATKHGLIKKTDITDFTQVRRSGLIALKLKEEDFLEWVKPTTGTDEIILVSAAGQSIHFKESTVRPMGRTAAGVRGMKLKRNDVVVGMDVVAAGEKGAHVMVVMENGFGKQSPLKEYKIQNRGGSGIKTAHITGKTGAIVMASVIPAVLPENTAGDLLSISSNGQVIRFKLNTVPKLGRDTQGVRLMRFKESGDKIASVTIM; the protein is encoded by the coding sequence ATGTCAAAAAATAAACAACAACAACAGCTTCTGGATCTGAATCCCATCGGCACCATCGTTAATCGCAATATTGTTGATGAAATGCAAGAGGCGTATCTCGATTACGCCATGTCTGTTATTATTTCACGTGCATTACCTGATGTGCGTGATGGCCTCAAGCCGGTTCATCGGCGTATTTTGTATGTCATGTGGAAACTTGGGTTGAAGGCTGGAGGGAAGTTTCGCAAATCGGCAGCGGTTGTCGGTGAGGTATTGGGTAACTTTCACCCCCATGGCGATACGCCTGTCTATGATGCGATGGTGCGCATGGCGCAGGATTTTGCAATGCGCTACCAGCTTGTCGCCGGTCAGGGCAATTTTGGCTCAATGGACGGGGATTCAGCAGCAGCAATGCGTTATACTGAGGCAAAACTTGCAAAGATTGCAGAAGAAATGCTTACGGATATTGAGAAACAGACAGTTCAGTTTGCTCCCAATTACGATGCAACACAAACAGAGCCACTTGTGCTGCCATCCCGCATTCCAAACCTTCTGTTGAACGGCACGGTTGGCATTGCCGTTGGCATGGCAACAAGCATTCCGCCCCATAATCTTGGGGAATTGTGCGATGCGCTTACCCATCTTATTGATTGTAAACAATGTTCCGTTGATGATCTTACTGAATTTGTCAAAGGCCCTGATTTTCCCACCGGCGGCATTATCTATGACATCAAAGCAATTAAGCAAGCATACGCCACTGGGCGCGGCGGCGTTGTGATACGCGCAAAAACAGACATTACCGAAACAAAAAATGGCATGAGTCAGATTATTATTAGTGAAGTCCCCTTTCAGGTAAATAAAGCAAGCGTTTTGGAAAAAATAGCTGATCTTGTGCGCGAGAAAAAAATAGAGGGCATCAGAGATCTGCGCGACGAATCGAGCAAGGGCGAAGTTCGCGTAGTCATAGAACTAAAAAAAGATACCTACCCTAAGAAAATTCTCAACCAATTATTTAAGTACACCCAACTGCAAGATACGTTCCATTTTAATGTTTTAGCGCTTGTCGATGGTATTCAGCCGCGCACGTTGAACCTCAAGGCGGTTCTTGATGAGTTTCTTAAGCATCGCCGCGATGTCGTTGTAAAACGCACGCAGTTCGATCTTGATCGGGCACAAGAACGCGCACATATTTTGGAGGGATTGCATATTGCGCTTGAACAGATTGACAAGATTATCAAAACAATCAAGCAATCGCGCGATAAAGATGCCGCCAAGGTAAATCTCATGAAGCAATTCAGGCTCAGTGAGCGTCAGACGATTGCAATTCTCGAAATGCGACTCTCACAGCTTGCCAACTTAGAGCGCATGAAAATAGAGCAAGAGCTCAAAGAAAAGAAAGCGTTGATTAAAGAACTTGAATCGATTCTCGCCTCACCAAAAAAAGTGATGTCAGTGATAAAAGATGAGATCAAAGAAATACGGGATTCTTACGCAGACGAACGCAAAACGCGTATTGTAAAATCCGGCGTGGATATGATTAGCACCGAAGACCTTATTCCCAATGAACAGGCGCTCATCGTCCTTACCCAAGATGGATATATTAAACGTCTCCCTCCTGATACATTCAAGCTGCAAGCTCGTGGCGGCAAAGGTGTCGTAGGGCTTACCACAAAAGAAGAAGATATTGTAGAAAATTTATTCCGCTGCATGACACATAACGATCTTTTGTTTTTTACCACTCGGGGCCGCGTGTTCCAGCTCAAAGCCTATGATGTGCCCGTTACATCACGCACATCCAAGGGGCAGGCGCTCGTTAACTTTCTCCAGCTTGGAACAGGAGAAAAAGTATCAGCCGTTATCTCGCTTGCAGATATCAAAAAATACAAATACCTTGTGATGGCGACCAAGCATGGATTGATCAAAAAAACAGACATTACAGATTTTACTCAAGTACGCCGATCGGGTCTTATTGCCTTAAAATTGAAAGAAGAAGATTTCTTGGAATGGGTTAAGCCCACAACAGGAACTGATGAGATTATTCTTGTATCCGCCGCCGGTCAGTCGATTCATTTCAAAGAATCAACCGTCCGTCCGATGGGGCGCACGGCGGCTGGCGTACGCGGCATGAAGCTTAAACGCAATGATGTTGTTGTTGGTATGGATGTTGTGGCAGCTGGAGAAAAAGGGGCGCATGTAATGGTGGTGATGGAAAATGGTTTTGGCAAGCAATCGCCATTGAAAGAGTATAAAATACAAAATCGCGGAGGGTCCGGTATTAAAACCGCCCACATTACCGGTAAGACCGGTGCTATTGTGATGGCATCGGTTATCCCTGCTGTGTTGCCAGAAAATACCGCCGGCGACCTATTGAGCATTTCTTCCAATGGGCAAGTGATCCGCTTTAAGCTCAACACTGTTCCAAAATTAGGACGCGATACGCAAGGGGTGCGCCTTATGCGCTTCAAAGAAAGCGGAGATAAAATTGCGTCCGTAACAATCATGTAA